The Henckelia pumila isolate YLH828 chromosome 2, ASM3356847v2, whole genome shotgun sequence genome includes a window with the following:
- the LOC140882250 gene encoding uncharacterized protein → MDVNSWFRRSFNKLKITSHLPAAADAPSDCAPSTVSGNKIKEEEEQLYGVNDQLVEFVKSFSIETFRSFSLPDGEGSSGDGENSGNVRKDLSDWQETHAMLVLSRVKELSQLRFRLCPRYLKERQFWRIYFALVKSYVIEYELRAVRLAKLKQIRAENDSVSNSSSCEVEMSDVKFILPAESLSSMEQK, encoded by the exons ATGGATGTGAATTCATGGTTTAGACGCAGTTTTAACAAGCTTAAAATCACCTCCCATCTTCCCGCCGCCGCCGACGCCCCTTCCGACTGCGCGCCATCGACCGTTTCCGGAAACAAAATTAAAGAAGAAGAGGAGCAGCTGTACGGTGTAAACGACCAATTGGTAGAATTCGTCAAATCCTTCTCGATCGAAACTTTCAGAAGCTTCTCTCTCCCCG ACGGCGAGGGAAGTAGTGGTGATGGTGAAAACTCTGGAAATGTACGGAAGGATCTTTCTGATTGGCAAGAAACGCATGCGATGCTTGTTCTTTCCCGGGTCAAG GAACTTTCACAGCTTAGGTTTAGGTTATGTCCTCGGTATCTGAAGGAGAGACAGTTTTGGAGAATATATTTTGCCCTTGTAAAGAGTTATGTGATCGA ATATGAGTTGCGAGCTGTACGACTGGCCAAGCTCAAACAGATTAGAGCGGAAAACGATTCTGTCTCCAACAGCAGTTCGTGTGAAGTTGAAATGTCTGACGTGAAATTCATACTGCCCGCGGAATCTTTGTCTTCTATGGAACAAAAGTAA
- the LOC140881429 gene encoding histone-lysine N-methyltransferase ASHH3 isoform X2: protein MPAMKKNAECVGFEQVFSKLVKEIGGPVDFELPEWLNKRKPTFSFIRRNVYLTKKIKRRDDGIFCSCSSTPGSSGVCGRDCLCSMLRSSCSSGCNCGSSCLNKPFHQRPVKRMKSVQTEKCGMGIVAEEDINQGEFVIEYVGEVIDDKTCEERLWKMKHRGETNFYLCEINRDMVIDATYKGNKSRYINHSCCPNTEMQKWMIDGETRIGIFATRDIKMGEHLTYDYQFVQFGADQDCHCGAADCRRKLGVKPNRTKMPSSDAALKIVACHVAGHSPKVYSNGVPVEGGLLNASSQRRKRHHNCIGSVINIFNFSDERSFGIIKRFDNTTRKHLIVFEDGNSEFLDLSKEEWEFCKC, encoded by the exons ATGCCTGCTATGAAAAAG AATGCTGAATGCGTCGGATTTGAGCAAGTATTCAGTAAATTGGTGAAGGAGATTGGAGGTCCAGTTGATTTTGAACTTCCGGAATGGTTAAATAAACGGAAACCGACATTCTCCTTTATCAGGCGTA ATGTTTACCTGACCAAGAAGATAAAAAGGCGGGATGATGGCATCTTTTGCTCATGCAGCTCAACACCTGGATCTTCTGGTGTTTGTGGTAGAGATTGCCTCTGCAG CATGCTAAGGTCTAGCTGCTCTTCAGGATGTAATTGTGGGAGCTCATGTCTTAATAAGCCGTTTCATCAAAGGCCTGTGAAGAGGATGAAAAGCGTTCAG ACTGAGAAATGTGGAATGGGCATTGTGGCTGAAGAAGATATCAATCAAGGGGAGTTTGTGATAGAATATGTTGGAGAAG TTATTGATGATAAAACATGTGAGGAAAGATTATGGAAAATGAAACACCGTGGAGAGACAAATTTTTATCTGTGTGAAATTAACCGAGACATGGTGATTGATGCCACATATAAGGGAAACAAGTCGAGATACATAAATCATAGTTGCTGTCCCAATACGGAAATGCAGAAATG GATGATTGATGGTGAAACAAGAATCGGTATATTTGCTACACGTGATATTAAAATGGGCGAGCATCTGACCTATGACTATCA GTTTGTGCAATTTGGTGCAGATCAAGATTGCCACTGTGGTGCTGCAGACTGCCGGCGAAAACTGGGGGTTAAACCAAATAGAACAAAAATGCCTTCTTCAGATGCTGCATTGAAAATAGTGGCATGCCATGTGGCTGGACACTCTCCCAAG GTTTATTCAAATGGAGTTCCGGTCGAAG GAGGTTTACTTAATGCTTCCTCTCAGAGAAGGAAAAGGCACCATAATTGCATCGGTTCAGTTataaacatatttaatttttctgaTGAAAG GTCATTTGGGATAATAAAACGTTTTGATAACACTACGAGAAAACATCTG ATCGTGTTTGAAGATGGAAATTCTGAGTTCCTGGACTTATCCAAAGAAGAATGGGAATTTTGTAAATGCTGA
- the LOC140884160 gene encoding uncharacterized protein, translating into MSALSWRHHTLIQALLSRGPIKEDDFRSVFSHVTGKSSGTQKQQQLFNEYLRKINAELNYVQFELRACRNQYDGNVYYGVVNSVSDDQSKLGTKYTVPQITFYKSIVEAIIQDAEATGSISNIDALNTRLETQSQGGAVQIPPALKNFTLSQKEKTLEQLVKDQWLCSTAEGKIGLGVRSFFDLRSWFRSNEVPACEVCNEAAVKAELCPNEACNVRLHQYCLQQKFSQQRIEKICPVCGTKWPGFIFKPESVEEDDLPHVPSHNSQHSESAMRKRRRAHLEDEADVTGSSSRQNVADLSDTKRMTRRSARLSAS; encoded by the exons ATGTCGGCGCTCAGCTGGAGACATCATACCCTCATACAAGCACTACTCTCGCGCGGCCCAATCAAGGAGGATGATTTTCGCTCTGTCTTCTCTCACGTCACCGGGAAATCCTCAG GTACGCAGAAGCAGCAGCAGCTATTTAATGAATATCTTCGAAAAATAAATGCGGAATTGAACTATGTTCAATTTGAGTTGCGAGCATGCAGAAACCAATATGATGGAAATGTTTATTACGGAGTTGTAAACAGTGTTTCAGATGATCAGTCCAAACTTGGGACGAAGTACACTGTGCCTCAGATTACTTTCTATAAAAGCATT GTCGAAGCTATCATCCAAGATGCAGAAGCCACTGGAAGCATTTCCAATATTGATGCTTTGAACACGCGGTTGGAGACGCAG TCACAGGGTGGTGCAGTCCAGATCCCTCCTGCCTTGAAGAATTTCACTCTGTCACAAAAGGAAAAAACTCTGGAACAATTGGTAAAGGATCAGTGGCTTTGTTCCACAGCAGAAGGAAAAATTGGTCTCGGAGTAAGATCCTTTTTCGATCTTCGAAGCTGGTTCCGGAGTAACGAGGTTCCTGCATGTGAAGTTTGTAATGAGGCTGCGGTTAAG GCTGAACTGTGTCCGAATGAAGCTTGTAATGTTCGACTGCATCAGTACTGCCTGCAACAGAAATTCTCACAACAAAGG ATCGAAAAAATATGCCCGGTTTGTGGTACAAAATGGCCTGGCTTTATCTTCAAACCAGAATCTGTAGAAGAAGATGATCTTCCTCATGTTCCCTCTCACAACTCACAGCATTCCGAATCTGCCATGAGAAAGAGGCGAAGAGCCCACCTAGAAGACGAAGCTGATGTCACAGGCTCCAGTTCTCGTCAAAACGTAGCAGATCTTTCTGACACGAAGAGGATGACTCGAAGATCGGCCCGACTAAGTGCCAGTTAA
- the LOC140884450 gene encoding uncharacterized protein has protein sequence MSTSTEPATHHHPFSTTASAGINRRSYRCYNCSHSFHISPAAATNSLSPSSFRCPRCHHRHLLPHHTISPSSSIAPPPPPPPPPMNSNHTRGSSVSPYYTSDDSDSDYDYDSDSSLLSFTSPNFYTSTPALRSFVNSLPMKVFLPNSSPSLQSCSICLEDFEINPNTDTLVNELPCEHYFHKDCIAEWLKRNYTCPLCRFKLPIEPQHPTQLVEDQDSVFPLDLAPRERMLSRATGILRFGTSAAANSDRLVFSLNVGIRNGSVFDVMQDEEGDTLMVDA, from the coding sequence ATGTCAACATCGACGGAGCCCGCCACCCATCACCACCCTTTCTCCACCACCGCCTCCGCCGGGATTAATCGCCGCTCGTACCGGTGCTACAACTGCAGCCACTCATTCCACATATCCCCCGCTGCTGCTACGAACTCTCTTTCTCCGTCATCCTTTCGCTGCCCTCGGTGCCATCACCGCCACCTCCTCCCACACCACACAATCTCTCCATCGTCGTCGATTGCACCACCCccgccacctccacctccgccgATGAATTCGAATCACACGCGTGGCTCAAGCGTCTCGCCTTACTACACCTCTGATGACTCAGACTCCGATTATGATTACGATTCCGATAGTTCGCTTCTCTCCTTCACCTCCCCGAATTTTTACACATCTACACCGGCTTTGAGATCCTTCGTCAATTCCCTTCCGATGAAAGTATTCCTCCCTAATTCATCTCCGTCCCTTCAATCTTGCTCAATTTGTTTGGAAGATTTCGAGATCAATCCAAACACCGATACACTAGTTAATGAATTACCTTGCGAGCATTACTTTCACAAGGATTGCATAGCAGAATGGCTTAAACGTAATTATACTTGCCCGTTGTGCCGGTTCAAATTACCTATTGAACCCCAGCACCCAACCCAATTGGTAGAAGATCAAGACTCGGTTTTCCCTCTGGATTTGGCTCCACGGGAGCGAATGCTGAGTAGGGCTACGGGGATACTGAGATTTGGAACAAGTGCTGCCGCAAACTCTGATAGACTGGTTTTTAGTTTGAATGTTGGGATAAGAAATGGTTCAGTTTTTGATGTTATGCAAGATGAGGAAGGGGACACTTTGATGGTGGATGCTTGA
- the LOC140881429 gene encoding histone-lysine N-methyltransferase ASHH3 isoform X1 — MPAMKKNAECVGFEQVFSKLVKEIGGPVDFELPEWLNKRKPTFSFIRRNVYLTKKIKRRDDGIFCSCSSTPGSSGVCGRDCLCSMLRSSCSSGCNCGSSCLNKPFHQRPVKRMKSVQTEKCGMGIVAEEDINQGEFVIEYVGEVIDDKTCEERLWKMKHRGETNFYLCEINRDMVIDATYKGNKSRYINHSCCPNTEMQKWMIDGETRIGIFATRDIKMGEHLTYDYQFVQFGADQDCHCGAADCRRKLGVKPNRTKMPSSDAALKIVACHVAGHSPKVYSNGVPVEGGLLNASSQRRKRHHNCIGSVINIFNFSDERSFGIIKRFDNTTRKHLVRSCLKMEILSSWTYPKKNGNFVNAECTCLVTQNFMPCDKDVTELV, encoded by the exons ATGCCTGCTATGAAAAAG AATGCTGAATGCGTCGGATTTGAGCAAGTATTCAGTAAATTGGTGAAGGAGATTGGAGGTCCAGTTGATTTTGAACTTCCGGAATGGTTAAATAAACGGAAACCGACATTCTCCTTTATCAGGCGTA ATGTTTACCTGACCAAGAAGATAAAAAGGCGGGATGATGGCATCTTTTGCTCATGCAGCTCAACACCTGGATCTTCTGGTGTTTGTGGTAGAGATTGCCTCTGCAG CATGCTAAGGTCTAGCTGCTCTTCAGGATGTAATTGTGGGAGCTCATGTCTTAATAAGCCGTTTCATCAAAGGCCTGTGAAGAGGATGAAAAGCGTTCAG ACTGAGAAATGTGGAATGGGCATTGTGGCTGAAGAAGATATCAATCAAGGGGAGTTTGTGATAGAATATGTTGGAGAAG TTATTGATGATAAAACATGTGAGGAAAGATTATGGAAAATGAAACACCGTGGAGAGACAAATTTTTATCTGTGTGAAATTAACCGAGACATGGTGATTGATGCCACATATAAGGGAAACAAGTCGAGATACATAAATCATAGTTGCTGTCCCAATACGGAAATGCAGAAATG GATGATTGATGGTGAAACAAGAATCGGTATATTTGCTACACGTGATATTAAAATGGGCGAGCATCTGACCTATGACTATCA GTTTGTGCAATTTGGTGCAGATCAAGATTGCCACTGTGGTGCTGCAGACTGCCGGCGAAAACTGGGGGTTAAACCAAATAGAACAAAAATGCCTTCTTCAGATGCTGCATTGAAAATAGTGGCATGCCATGTGGCTGGACACTCTCCCAAG GTTTATTCAAATGGAGTTCCGGTCGAAG GAGGTTTACTTAATGCTTCCTCTCAGAGAAGGAAAAGGCACCATAATTGCATCGGTTCAGTTataaacatatttaatttttctgaTGAAAG GTCATTTGGGATAATAAAACGTTTTGATAACACTACGAGAAAACATCTGGTGAG ATCGTGTTTGAAGATGGAAATTCTGAGTTCCTGGACTTATCCAAAGAAGAATGGGAATTTTGTAAATGCTGAATGTACTTGTTTGGTAACTCAAAATTTCATGCCTTGTGACAAAG ATGTAACAGAGCTGGTATAA